Part of the Dyella humicola genome, TGACCAATCCGCGCTGTTGGCGTGCGAGGGTGCCCAGCGCCTGGAAGCGAAGCCGGGCTTGCCGCCGAGCCGACACTACATCGTGCTGCCTTCGTCGCTCTGCCGTGATACAGCCCAGCTGGCCCTGTGGCTGGAGCGCAGCGCACAAGTACTACCGATCCCCAAAAAGAAAAGGCCGCGCCCTAAGACGCGGCCCTGATGGTCAGCGGGGACGTTATCGTCCCTGCGCGGCTAGATCAGTTTTTTTCTGCGACGGGATGAACTGCGTACGCACCGCTTCGGCCAGCTGCTCCGGTGGCAACAGGCCCTGGCCGATCACGAAGTCGTTGAAGGCCTTGCGATTGAAGTCCTTGCCCAGCGCAAGTTCGGTTTCCAGGCGCGTCTGCTGCAGGCGCATATAGCCATAGAAATACGCCGTGGCCTGACCCGGACTGTTGAAGGTGTAGCGGTCCAGCTCCTGCTGGGTCATCGCCTCCGACAGGCCCACGTCGTTGCGCAGCACATCGTGCGCGCGCTCCTTGCTGATCAGGCCCAGGTTGAGCATCGGGTCGAGATACGCGCGGGCGGCGCGCTGCAAGCGAGCCTGGAGGGCGACAAACTGGCCGGCCGGCGTTTCGTACGGCAGCATTTCCGATTCTGCGTACAGCGCCCAACCTTCCACGTTGACGCTATTGAAGGCGAACAGGCTGCGCGCCAGCGACACGCCGCGCTCCACCATGGCGGCAAACTGCAGCTCATGTCCTGGACGGCCTTCGTGCGAAGTAAGCGTCCAGGCGGCGGCCTTATAGGTGAAGTCGTCGTACGACTGCGACTTGTCGCCGTTCGACGAGGGGTTGCCCATGGTCAACACGAAGGTGCCCTGCTCACCGTGGTTGTTGATGAAGGGCGGCGGGTCCATGTGCGGCGCGGGCACGGCGGCGGTTTCAGCCTCTGACGCCAGACGCATCTGCATCTTGCGCTGCGGCAGCGTGATGATGTTTTCGCGACGGATAGTGTCTTCGATCTTGCCGATGATCTCGTGATACCACGGCACCACGTCGTCCTTGCCCAGCTGCTGCTGCTTGAGCGCTTTCAGCACGTCACGGTAGTCCGTCGCCTGGATGCCTTCGGCCTTGGCCACTACCGGCGCCAATACCTGCATCATCGAGCGCAGTTCGACGAATTCCAGCTGCGCCTGCTTGATCAGCTCCTCCGGCGGAATATCGACGCCCACCTGCTTGAGGTTGTACGCATACAGCGGCTCGGGCAGGCGGAAGTCCGCGCGTGCGCGCGGCACGATGGTGGCGCGCACCCAGGTGTCGTAGTCCTTGAGCTGGCTGTCCAGCGCATCGAGCGCGGCCTTGCCTTCGGCATCGTCCAGCTTGTACTTGGCGAACAGCTGGCGGATGCCCTGCGCGTAGCGCTGCGTGTTGGCGAGCTTCTGCTCCACTTCGCCCTTGTACGGACCGATCAGGTCTTTCTCGCCCAGGCGCGCCTGGGTCTGCGCCTTGGCCAGCTCCGTGATCGGCGTGCAGCCGGGCGCCTTGCCTACATAGCATTGCAGTCGCTTGAGCGCGGCGGGCCGGCGCTTGGCGGCGACATCGTCCTTCAGCAAGGCGAACTCGCCACC contains:
- a CDS encoding DUF885 domain-containing protein, with translation MSKRLALAMAVSLAAVGSVHAATKTPTWIERSNTDAKVMLDVLAKFSPEFASQIGLPEYDAKVADLKPDVDARSRAALVEAKGKLEQMLAAEKDANVKQDLQIMIKAANQQIEGIDLNHKYLLPYQDVGQLIFGGEFALLKDDVAAKRRPAALKRLQCYVGKAPGCTPITELAKAQTQARLGEKDLIGPYKGEVEQKLANTQRYAQGIRQLFAKYKLDDAEGKAALDALDSQLKDYDTWVRATIVPRARADFRLPEPLYAYNLKQVGVDIPPEELIKQAQLEFVELRSMMQVLAPVVAKAEGIQATDYRDVLKALKQQQLGKDDVVPWYHEIIGKIEDTIRRENIITLPQRKMQMRLASEAETAAVPAPHMDPPPFINNHGEQGTFVLTMGNPSSNGDKSQSYDDFTYKAAAWTLTSHEGRPGHELQFAAMVERGVSLARSLFAFNSVNVEGWALYAESEMLPYETPAGQFVALQARLQRAARAYLDPMLNLGLISKERAHDVLRNDVGLSEAMTQQELDRYTFNSPGQATAYFYGYMRLQQTRLETELALGKDFNRKAFNDFVIGQGLLPPEQLAEAVRTQFIPSQKKTDLAAQGR
- a CDS encoding TfoX/Sxy family protein — translated: MKALLEALRRDLEDAATHLGRPHDLRFHPMFGGLMAYVGEKPCAWLSTQGLALKLAPGDQSALLACEGAQRLEAKPGLPPSRHYIVLPSSLCRDTAQLALWLERSAQVLPIPKKKRPRPKTRP